One genomic region from Leptolyngbyaceae cyanobacterium JSC-12 encodes:
- a CDS encoding CRISPR-associated protein, Cmr1 family (IMG reference gene:2510097253~TIGRFAM: CRISPR type III-B/RAMP module RAMP protein Cmr1), with the protein MPSITFDLETVTPLFLSGADQTTAELRPPAFRGALRYWFRAIAGANYWNDINTLKSLESSILGDSGDHGGSKITIRLINCPTPEELDPQSVWMTQDRARERDGSGIGYLLFSMGMQERKAIGVQKPVKFSIKFSTRPNPATLSQDIKNLLIVANLFCLAVNLGGFGSRERRGAGSLRILKVTSDIQDFSQDMQREEIPLTSIRYVRQVNDFAKSFKNQILKAQAKTSENLGFNLKSLSRFDQKELPDLEIFRKATASIYLLKDAFESWKEALDYIGKEYANYRSRIALKERSVFGLPMKSIDMDARRPSPLRIKIIRPSNDDYYCLLIRMKAKFPSDARVQVGDSQFELIDSFIASFRDDIIQVI; encoded by the coding sequence ATGCCATCGATAACCTTTGACCTGGAAACCGTAACCCCTCTCTTCCTATCTGGGGCCGATCAAACGACGGCTGAGCTACGCCCGCCTGCCTTTCGGGGCGCTTTACGGTATTGGTTCCGGGCGATCGCGGGTGCCAATTACTGGAATGATATCAATACGCTCAAATCTCTCGAATCATCGATTCTAGGAGACAGTGGTGATCACGGTGGCTCGAAGATAACCATCAGACTCATAAATTGTCCAACACCGGAAGAACTCGATCCGCAGTCTGTATGGATGACTCAAGATAGAGCTAGAGAAAGAGATGGATCAGGAATTGGATACCTATTATTTTCGATGGGTATGCAAGAACGAAAGGCGATTGGAGTACAAAAACCCGTCAAATTTTCAATTAAATTTAGCACTAGGCCTAATCCGGCAACTCTTTCTCAGGACATCAAAAATCTTCTTATAGTTGCAAATTTATTTTGCTTGGCTGTCAATCTTGGTGGTTTTGGTTCTAGGGAAAGAAGAGGGGCAGGCAGTCTTAGAATTCTGAAAGTTACTTCAGATATCCAGGATTTTTCACAGGATATGCAAAGGGAGGAAATTCCTCTAACTAGCATAAGATATGTCCGACAAGTCAATGACTTTGCTAAGAGTTTCAAAAATCAAATACTAAAAGCTCAAGCAAAAACATCGGAGAATCTTGGCTTCAATCTAAAGAGCTTATCTAGATTTGATCAGAAGGAATTACCAGATCTCGAAATTTTTAGGAAAGCAACTGCCAGTATTTACTTGCTAAAAGATGCTTTTGAAAGTTGGAAGGAAGCACTAGATTATATCGGCAAAGAATATGCTAATTACCGCTCTAGGATTGCTTTGAAAGAAAGATCAGTATTTGGGCTGCCAATGAAATCAATAGATATGGATGCTCGTCGTCCTTCGCCACTACGCATAAAAATAATCCGTCCATCTAATGATGACTATTACTGTCTACTCATCAGGATGAAAGCAAAGTTTCCAAGTGATGCAAGGGTGCAAGTTGGAGATTCTCAATTTGAATTGATTGACAGCTTTATTGCAAGTTTTAGAGACGACATCATTCAGGTTATTTGA
- a CDS encoding CRISPR-associated protein, TIGR03985 family (IMG reference gene:2510097251~TIGRFAM: CRISPR-associated protein, TIGR03985 family): MFTYPPSPGILQWLSGGQFASRLVRSLRLWWLLNRLYGAECHWATELVQPFRYGALRDRLFAPSHPQSEALSVATIVAACRGTECVCQRSLRSLLTDDSCSQSIPEWITETAQRTGLAPVAIAACLDQAPFAVTHRSLRQDLALLVHQGWLGQVPHRGYICLPASQWPKPPAEAVPTLDGSGLSPTQTGQLLHLLESIAFVQPNLHVVINSLWEQVGQLHSSPTQRSQSPSRRIFLHLDYILSLEAQEQVDDLQQQIESLWQTPDGGVIQFETWVAKEQRLARVTVYPVCLHYARRAKYLSAYGTDPFGQVAWHNYRLDRIRSQRLRVLPWGDPEVPASLKQQRKTGTLPTPEWIEQQLEEAWGFNFYLPKALLILRFPVLFAKDYVDDTVRHSTFRKISYAQLFLLVEQQIANRQERQAVLQILQQKSPDDAYYQAWVRVGDINVTMRLRDWRPQGEVIAPLSLRQQMQAEVEEERSHYQP; the protein is encoded by the coding sequence ATGTTTACCTATCCACCCAGTCCAGGAATTTTGCAGTGGCTCAGTGGGGGGCAGTTTGCCAGTCGATTGGTGCGATCGCTGCGCCTTTGGTGGCTGCTCAATCGGCTCTATGGGGCAGAGTGCCACTGGGCAACGGAGTTGGTGCAACCCTTTCGCTATGGGGCTCTGCGCGATCGCCTGTTTGCCCCCAGCCATCCCCAATCCGAAGCCCTTTCGGTTGCGACTATTGTTGCAGCCTGTCGGGGAACGGAGTGTGTGTGCCAGCGATCGCTGCGTTCTCTATTGACCGATGACTCCTGCTCACAATCGATCCCAGAGTGGATCACCGAAACCGCTCAACGAACCGGCTTAGCACCCGTAGCCATCGCAGCCTGCCTCGATCAAGCGCCCTTTGCCGTCACCCACCGCTCTCTCCGTCAAGACTTAGCGCTACTCGTCCACCAAGGCTGGTTGGGGCAGGTTCCTCACCGTGGCTATATCTGTCTGCCCGCCTCCCAGTGGCCCAAGCCCCCAGCCGAAGCAGTCCCAACACTCGACGGGTCGGGCTTATCCCCCACTCAAACCGGGCAACTGCTGCATCTTCTAGAATCCATTGCCTTTGTGCAGCCCAATTTGCATGTGGTGATCAATAGCTTGTGGGAACAGGTGGGGCAGTTGCACTCCTCCCCAACCCAACGGAGTCAATCCCCCAGCCGCCGCATTTTTCTGCACTTGGACTACATTTTGTCGCTGGAAGCCCAGGAACAGGTGGACGATTTACAACAACAAATCGAATCCCTCTGGCAAACCCCAGATGGCGGGGTGATTCAGTTTGAGACGTGGGTGGCAAAAGAACAGCGGCTTGCCCGCGTCACGGTCTATCCGGTGTGTTTGCACTATGCCCGTCGAGCCAAGTACCTCAGTGCTTATGGCACTGATCCCTTTGGTCAGGTTGCCTGGCATAACTACCGGCTCGATCGCATTCGTTCCCAGCGTTTACGGGTTTTGCCTTGGGGCGATCCTGAAGTGCCTGCCAGCCTGAAGCAACAACGAAAGACCGGAACCCTACCCACCCCCGAATGGATTGAACAACAACTGGAGGAAGCCTGGGGTTTTAACTTTTATTTGCCTAAGGCGTTGTTGATTTTGCGGTTCCCAGTTCTGTTCGCTAAAGATTACGTGGATGATACGGTACGCCATTCCACGTTTCGTAAAATTTCCTATGCCCAATTGTTTCTCCTCGTTGAGCAACAGATCGCCAATCGGCAGGAACGACAAGCCGTGTTGCAGATTTTGCAACAGAAATCACCCGATGATGCCTACTATCAAGCGTGGGTGCGGGTAGGAGATATTAATGTCACCATGCGGCTGCGGGACTGGCGACCGCAGGGGGAGGTGATTGCTCCATTAAGCTTGCGGCAACAAATGCAGGCAGAAGTGGAGGAGGAGCGATCGCACTATCAACCGTAA
- a CDS encoding hypothetical protein (IMG reference gene:2510097246) has protein sequence MYEEEPKPDPLDEYWELVKAGKEPTSHWGMLTHPPVAVPHTPLLPNDVAPLPPVGKQLPAVSPAG, from the coding sequence ATGTATGAGGAAGAACCCAAGCCCGACCCATTGGATGAATACTGGGAACTGGTGAAAGCTGGAAAGGAACCAACAAGCCACTGGGGGATGTTGACCCACCCGCCCGTCGCCGTCCCCCACACCCCCTTGCTCCCTAATGATGTTGCCCCGTTGCCCCCCGTGGGCAAGCAGTTGCCAGCCGTCTCGCCTGCTGGGTGA
- a CDS encoding hypothetical protein (IMG reference gene:2510097247), protein MYPVINKKTVSALKFRPESVREKSAKAAFRQWQAVFYTLRDLVWQSTKPQIFKDAIADGTLEPVEPKRKRMDGTYEPAKYDPVAVRELYAEAWEQFSADFDVAFAKATLDEMVQFAESHYEMELSDLLKLNAERSAARFNR, encoded by the coding sequence TTGTACCCTGTAATCAACAAAAAGACTGTATCCGCCCTCAAGTTTCGCCCCGAATCGGTTCGGGAAAAGTCGGCTAAAGCCGCTTTTCGGCAGTGGCAGGCGGTGTTTTACACCCTGCGGGATTTGGTCTGGCAGAGCACCAAACCGCAGATTTTCAAGGATGCTATCGCCGACGGCACCCTGGAACCGGTCGAACCCAAGCGCAAGCGCATGGACGGCACCTACGAGCCGGCGAAATACGACCCGGTTGCGGTGCGGGAACTCTACGCTGAGGCGTGGGAGCAGTTTAGCGCTGACTTTGATGTGGCGTTTGCTAAGGCGACCTTGGATGAGATGGTGCAGTTCGCCGAGTCGCACTACGAGATGGAGCTGAGCGACCTGCTGAAGCTCAACGCTGAACGGAGTGCCGCCCGGTTCAACCGGTAG
- a CDS encoding CRISPR-associated protein Cas10/Cmr2, subtype III-B (IMG reference gene:2510097254~PFAM: CRISPR-associated protein~TIGRFAM: CRISPR-associated protein Cas10/Cmr2, subtype III-B), whose translation MNTSNIWLLKTKALLHDPPDKPLDIRGHEGQAQRWARQLGISLSRDAFKKADWIASAADRLNFPGYKTIGAASFSNKPYLAHPLAGVRLNLGAGRLLPTQVDEAALYQAIEDSLTDIPSDPKERFLWLWRNWSTQIQQAEGNQLGVLWDLLPADTRIPDHSIWAHQALTSAIAATQPDETSDPDPAFLLFTIGPVQAFISAARRTQDLWAGSYLLSYLNWAAIEVIAEAIGPDAVIFPNLYGQPLCDRWLSQKGIVALPRAEDLILPSLPNRFLAIVPRDQGANLAKQAEARLRSQWREITQAVKSDLEQLFNNNPPAWSRTWERQTENLFEVYWQVYPWRPEGHPIQDAGYRFIEPHRPFLGDRSSQIETILQEYAKPEREGGGQYQPNIGAIYGELYFITEKALGSRKGLRNFAQVSETGEKSTLGGDRAALYDGIDDLDIPESDFDSPTSSGRGRRPQIRKFWEDLSKKLQEKGQFEIAESGERLDAIELTKRCAWRSYFQQYLDIQPSQTSEAGEEDQDEEKYELRFPSTSSIATASFKAAVIDAVLGVSNRDQDDLCKSLQTWINAVWPISRGNRCHEAVIPQLASRIEPRDGLLSKFLRLEGRLLFPETYDRDDEWPKNIGRDQRQQARSQLKAFLKQAQERNIPKPRKYFAILMMDGDNMGQWVSGDKMPHYQQVLHPDTREALKDKENWKTILESPRLMAPAVHGFISRALGDFSLKLVRHIVEYRYPGKLVYAGGDDVLALLPVDCALKVARELRAAFSGEVYTGEIGTGEAGTKFEVKFGDSQTRSGYLYLKPSGATQARLFATMGHTATASTGIAIAHYMNPLDLALNAVREAEKAAKKQEGRNAFRITFLKRSGEEMQAGAKWFYGKQENKEESNKEQPELIKDTVALLQRFQDHFAQEQISSKFPYILREQAETLSALRNKDINQAEIQRLLHRQQGKQKLTEEEEKDLAKQLAELVAAAEDAQTGKNQEGKLKTFADLLVFTRFLATAEGEESE comes from the coding sequence ATGAACACCTCTAACATTTGGCTTCTCAAAACAAAAGCATTGCTCCACGATCCACCGGATAAGCCTTTGGACATTAGAGGGCATGAAGGACAAGCGCAACGATGGGCTAGACAGTTGGGGATTAGCCTCAGTCGAGATGCTTTCAAAAAAGCAGATTGGATTGCCTCGGCTGCCGATCGCCTCAATTTCCCTGGCTACAAAACCATTGGCGCTGCCAGCTTCTCGAATAAACCCTATCTGGCTCATCCATTAGCAGGCGTTAGACTCAATTTAGGTGCAGGGAGACTACTACCCACCCAAGTCGATGAAGCAGCCCTCTATCAAGCGATTGAAGATTCTCTTACGGACATTCCCTCTGATCCCAAAGAGCGATTTCTGTGGCTATGGCGCAATTGGTCAACGCAGATTCAGCAAGCTGAGGGGAATCAACTGGGCGTTTTATGGGACTTGTTACCCGCAGATACCCGTATTCCCGATCACTCCATCTGGGCACACCAAGCCTTAACGAGTGCGATCGCCGCTACCCAACCCGACGAGACCTCTGACCCTGATCCCGCCTTCTTGCTCTTTACCATTGGGCCAGTTCAGGCATTTATCAGTGCTGCCCGACGCACCCAGGATTTGTGGGCGGGGAGCTATTTGCTGTCCTACTTGAACTGGGCGGCGATCGAAGTGATTGCGGAAGCCATTGGCCCTGATGCGGTCATTTTCCCCAACCTCTATGGACAACCCCTGTGCGATCGCTGGCTGAGTCAGAAAGGAATTGTTGCACTCCCTAGGGCAGAAGACTTAATTTTACCCAGCTTGCCTAACCGCTTTCTGGCGATCGTGCCTCGCGATCAAGGCGCAAACTTGGCTAAGCAAGCCGAGGCAAGATTGCGATCGCAGTGGCGCGAGATCACCCAGGCAGTCAAGTCAGACCTGGAGCAATTGTTTAATAATAATCCACCCGCATGGTCGAGAACGTGGGAGCGGCAAACCGAGAACCTGTTTGAGGTGTACTGGCAAGTCTATCCTTGGCGACCAGAGGGACACCCCATTCAGGATGCAGGATACCGATTTATAGAACCCCATAGGCCATTTTTGGGCGATCGCTCTTCCCAAATTGAAACGATTCTTCAGGAATATGCAAAACCTGAGCGTGAGGGGGGTGGGCAATATCAACCCAATATCGGTGCCATTTACGGCGAGCTTTACTTCATTACCGAAAAAGCCCTCGGCAGTCGTAAAGGGTTACGCAACTTTGCCCAGGTTTCTGAAACCGGGGAGAAATCGACACTGGGGGGCGATCGGGCCGCCTTGTATGACGGTATCGATGACTTAGACATCCCGGAGAGTGATTTTGACAGCCCCACCTCCAGTGGGCGCGGCAGACGGCCACAAATCAGGAAATTTTGGGAGGACTTGAGCAAGAAATTACAAGAAAAAGGGCAGTTTGAAATTGCAGAGAGCGGTGAGCGGTTGGATGCGATTGAATTGACGAAACGTTGTGCCTGGCGCTCCTATTTTCAACAATATCTGGATATTCAACCTTCCCAAACTTCTGAGGCTGGAGAGGAAGATCAGGATGAAGAAAAGTATGAACTCCGTTTTCCATCCACCAGCAGTATTGCTACGGCCAGCTTTAAGGCGGCTGTGATTGATGCTGTATTAGGGGTTAGTAACCGAGATCAAGATGACTTATGTAAAAGTCTTCAAACCTGGATCAATGCCGTATGGCCAATTAGCCGAGGCAATCGTTGTCATGAAGCCGTTATTCCTCAATTGGCAAGTAGGATTGAGCCAAGAGATGGCCTTTTAAGCAAGTTTTTGCGGTTGGAGGGACGCTTGCTCTTCCCAGAAACCTACGATCGCGACGATGAGTGGCCCAAGAACATTGGTAGAGATCAACGTCAACAAGCGCGAAGCCAACTCAAAGCTTTTCTCAAGCAGGCTCAAGAACGAAATATCCCTAAACCCCGTAAGTATTTTGCAATCTTAATGATGGATGGCGACAACATGGGGCAGTGGGTCTCTGGAGACAAAATGCCCCACTATCAACAGGTCTTGCATCCCGATACTCGCGAAGCTCTAAAGGACAAGGAGAATTGGAAAACTATTTTAGAGAGTCCTCGTCTCATGGCTCCCGCTGTTCACGGATTTATCAGTAGAGCCTTGGGAGACTTCTCTCTAAAGCTTGTGCGCCATATTGTGGAATATCGCTATCCCGGCAAGTTAGTCTATGCGGGCGGTGATGATGTTTTGGCGTTGTTGCCGGTAGATTGTGCCCTAAAAGTTGCACGAGAACTGAGGGCGGCTTTTTCTGGGGAAGTCTATACGGGTGAAATTGGTACTGGGGAAGCCGGGACTAAATTTGAAGTTAAATTTGGCGACTCTCAAACCCGATCCGGCTACCTCTACCTGAAACCGAGTGGAGCAACCCAGGCGAGACTATTTGCCACGATGGGACACACAGCCACTGCTAGTACTGGCATTGCGATCGCCCATTATATGAATCCTTTGGATCTGGCACTGAATGCGGTTCGGGAAGCTGAAAAAGCGGCGAAAAAGCAAGAGGGACGGAATGCCTTTCGGATTACCTTTCTCAAGCGATCGGGCGAGGAAATGCAAGCTGGTGCCAAGTGGTTTTATGGCAAGCAAGAGAACAAGGAAGAGAGCAATAAAGAGCAACCAGAATTAATCAAGGATACCGTGGCACTGTTACAGAGATTTCAAGATCACTTTGCTCAAGAACAGATCTCTAGCAAATTCCCCTACATCCTTCGGGAGCAAGCAGAAACCCTATCCGCTCTTAGAAACAAAGACATTAACCAAGCTGAAATTCAGCGACTCCTGCACCGTCAACAAGGAAAACAAAAACTCACGGAAGAAGAGGAAAAAGACTTAGCTAAACAACTGGCTGAATTAGTTGCTGCTGCTGAGGATGCACAGACTGGAAAGAACCAAGAAGGAAAACTCAAAACTTTTGCTGACCTGTTGGTATTCACCCGCTTCCTGGCAACCGCTGAAGGAGAAGAGAGCGAATGA
- a CDS encoding hypothetical protein (IMG reference gene:2510097248), whose translation MKFIKALVVLTVTGVSNLGLATVATARPYNVQCTSTGQFCDRAVQVNFTSDGPGTEYGVVVKAPATHCSDVSYLVYDSQGRLIGSTDFLAPSRVYNYLSLGRNVPRGSQSILIRALGRNGGCNQGQLTSWGVEVTVSPVPQ comes from the coding sequence ATGAAGTTCATCAAGGCTCTCGTAGTTTTGACTGTGACTGGTGTAAGTAACTTGGGATTGGCAACGGTCGCCACCGCCCGTCCTTACAATGTTCAGTGTACTAGCACTGGTCAATTTTGCGATCGCGCAGTGCAGGTAAATTTCACATCAGACGGACCAGGCACAGAGTATGGAGTGGTTGTTAAAGCACCAGCAACCCACTGCTCTGATGTTAGCTACCTTGTGTATGATAGCCAAGGTCGTCTCATCGGCAGTACTGATTTTCTCGCCCCTAGTCGAGTGTACAATTATCTAAGTTTGGGGCGGAATGTTCCCCGTGGTTCTCAAAGTATACTTATCAGAGCTCTAGGCAGGAATGGTGGGTGTAATCAAGGACAACTCACATCTTGGGGAGTTGAGGTGACTGTCTCGCCTGTACCCCAGTAG
- a CDS encoding hypothetical protein (IMG reference gene:2510097249), whose amino-acid sequence MNDEPLNLDRLAAQHAQAVIANTKDSKSSDVKNTVTKALGVLQEDGVYACFLYLLAKEKELGKKVIEQMLDLLEGLGFGWNKPVNEDGTINLSPGAVLKHISDHVTQDLKRLLLAKEMLEQMLIYARYGAEARQDLDSGSGQSSDQETTE is encoded by the coding sequence ATGAATGATGAACCACTCAACCTCGATCGCCTCGCTGCCCAACACGCCCAGGCAGTGATTGCCAACACGAAAGATAGCAAGTCCAGTGATGTAAAAAATACAGTTACTAAAGCATTAGGTGTGCTGCAAGAAGATGGTGTATATGCCTGCTTTCTTTACTTGCTGGCGAAAGAGAAGGAACTGGGTAAGAAAGTTATTGAACAAATGCTGGATCTGCTAGAAGGATTGGGATTTGGCTGGAACAAACCAGTGAACGAGGACGGAACGATTAATCTTAGTCCTGGTGCTGTTCTAAAGCATATTAGCGATCATGTGACTCAAGACCTAAAGCGACTGTTGCTAGCAAAAGAGATGCTGGAGCAGATGTTGATTTATGCTCGCTATGGAGCCGAGGCACGGCAAGATCTAGATTCAGGCAGTGGGCAGTCGAGTGACCAGGAGACGACTGAATGA
- a CDS encoding CRISPR-associated protein, Csx3 family (IMG reference gene:2510097252~PFAM: CRISPR-associated protein (Cas_csx3)~TIGRFAM: CRISPR-associated protein, Csx3 family) → MQSPIRLSLSQPRSWQTLSYQLLEIELTTTDRLVEPGHLNDLELPPGIDTRGGVVLSGRAPIWLYAYLVHELHPTAWVACYDPRLGAIVVATHSRQTQVGQVLPIDLKGNSRPRLCPAVMVVGPPDSGKSVFSHALFTTLLPTCPDIYLQRAHWDGEGNWILELDETATDADREAHKLANKGGLTDRFFPHHAQAILSLRRQKQLVIVDVGGKVQTEKVPLLEACTHYIIISAKPEEIAPWHEFCGDRGNLKCLAVIHSSLEPCEMLHKREPWLEVTCGPWVQGNPGAVPSALLELIQALLPRSS, encoded by the coding sequence ATGCAGTCTCCCATTCGCCTCAGCCTCAGCCAACCTCGTTCCTGGCAAACCTTAAGCTATCAATTACTTGAAATTGAACTCACGACGACAGACCGCCTAGTAGAGCCAGGGCACTTGAACGACTTGGAACTGCCCCCCGGCATCGATACCCGTGGTGGGGTGGTGCTCTCCGGGCGTGCGCCCATCTGGCTCTATGCCTACCTGGTTCATGAACTGCACCCCACTGCCTGGGTCGCCTGTTACGATCCCCGCTTGGGAGCGATCGTCGTTGCCACCCACTCTCGCCAAACCCAGGTGGGACAGGTGTTGCCGATTGATCTCAAGGGCAATTCTCGTCCACGTCTTTGCCCTGCGGTGATGGTTGTTGGGCCACCAGATAGCGGCAAGTCCGTGTTTTCCCATGCGCTATTTACCACCCTGCTGCCCACCTGTCCCGATATTTACCTGCAACGCGCCCACTGGGATGGCGAAGGCAACTGGATTCTAGAACTGGACGAAACCGCGACCGATGCCGATCGGGAAGCCCACAAACTAGCGAACAAGGGCGGACTGACCGATCGCTTTTTTCCCCACCATGCCCAAGCGATTCTGAGCTTGCGCCGCCAGAAGCAACTGGTGATTGTCGATGTGGGCGGCAAGGTGCAAACCGAAAAGGTGCCCCTGCTAGAAGCCTGCACCCATTACATCATCATCAGCGCCAAACCAGAAGAAATTGCCCCCTGGCATGAGTTTTGTGGCGATCGCGGCAACCTCAAGTGTTTGGCCGTGATCCACAGTTCCCTAGAGCCGTGCGAAATGCTCCACAAACGAGAACCCTGGTTAGAAGTGACCTGCGGCCCTTGGGTGCAGGGCAATCCTGGCGCGGTTCCCTCTGCCCTGCTGGAGCTAATACAGGCTCTCTTACCGCGATCAAGTTGA
- a CDS encoding hypothetical protein (IMG reference gene:2510097250), giving the protein MTWTAYRVVFKLKSPIHIGCGKVGNVQRTRPYVTGRSFWGALTMRLTRNQHHPATDSRLYEEVGKQVHDQLAYTYFYPATKASSDYQIHFPWKDESQFRRRFLSSYASTALVYPQQAADEGLLHEVEFLSHRTLDEGKQVYLIGYVFEKEGCSPEWQKAWQKACHHLQVGGERGYGWGDVALGFPEKQKFEPVQTNELFCGKATFEATEDGLIIKPMEQLLAHTVTANVVAQGEIEPMVGREWRSHNPTNRYAGQYVEKWVDNLCWVPGSVVERSLCFKVSHFGIWHGQA; this is encoded by the coding sequence ATGACCTGGACAGCCTATCGAGTGGTGTTTAAGCTCAAGTCTCCCATCCACATCGGCTGTGGCAAAGTGGGCAACGTGCAGCGCACCCGTCCTTACGTGACTGGGCGATCGTTTTGGGGTGCCCTCACCATGCGGCTAACTCGGAATCAGCATCACCCTGCAACCGATTCCAGGCTTTATGAAGAAGTCGGGAAACAAGTTCATGACCAATTAGCTTATACCTACTTTTATCCGGCGACGAAAGCCAGTAGTGACTATCAAATTCACTTTCCTTGGAAGGATGAGAGTCAATTTCGGCGGCGATTTTTGAGTAGCTATGCCAGTACTGCATTGGTATATCCTCAACAAGCAGCGGATGAAGGGCTATTGCATGAAGTCGAGTTTCTTTCACACCGCACGTTGGACGAAGGGAAACAGGTTTATCTGATTGGCTACGTGTTTGAGAAAGAGGGTTGTAGTCCTGAATGGCAAAAAGCTTGGCAGAAGGCTTGTCACCATTTGCAGGTTGGTGGTGAACGTGGCTACGGCTGGGGTGATGTGGCTCTTGGGTTTCCTGAAAAGCAGAAATTTGAGCCAGTCCAGACAAATGAATTATTTTGTGGAAAAGCGACGTTTGAAGCCACTGAGGATGGACTGATTATCAAGCCAATGGAACAGCTTCTGGCTCATACTGTAACTGCCAACGTAGTTGCCCAGGGAGAAATTGAGCCGATGGTGGGGCGGGAGTGGCGATCGCACAATCCAACCAATCGCTACGCCGGACAGTATGTTGAGAAATGGGTTGATAACCTCTGCTGGGTTCCGGGGAGCGTCGTGGAGCGATCGCTTTGCTTTAAAGTTAGTCACTTTGGTATCTGGCATGGCCAAGCCTAA
- a CDS encoding CRISPR-associated protein, Cmr4 family (IMG reference gene:2510097245~PFAM: RAMP superfamily~TIGRFAM: CRISPR type III-B/RAMP module RAMP protein Cmr4), translated as MATYKRQRYLFMTLDPVHIGTGGYRLGRVDNSIVREPGTKIPKIPGTSLHGAARAYAAQLYETPWAAGQSHDNPNDPSFDLKHNPVCYTFGYLGKSQNGNSDEGKNYSGVVNIFDAHVLLFPVHSMLGAVWVSTKERLEDADFKVNIEPNAWNDDEDIGTAALWNKSDKSVDRLNLGWLMVSITGKVTVTPPDDCNWQNDDRWKAINKIVLVKDALFSQIVNSNLEVRTSVAIDPETGAAEDGALFTYEAIPRATFLTAEVVLDDYRQEFPVHTTKTLPGGDSWNDSLDVVKAGFRMIEWLGVGGMGTRGFGRMAMVGEPIETEITDLFSQSQTNGSSQETQPSTAQTS; from the coding sequence ATGGCAACCTATAAACGACAACGCTACCTGTTTATGACCCTTGACCCCGTGCATATCGGCACCGGCGGCTATCGTCTGGGTCGGGTAGATAACAGCATTGTGCGGGAACCGGGCACCAAAATTCCCAAAATTCCCGGTACCAGTTTGCATGGGGCGGCCCGCGCCTATGCCGCCCAGTTGTACGAAACACCTTGGGCAGCAGGACAGAGCCACGACAACCCTAATGACCCAAGTTTTGATCTAAAGCATAACCCCGTCTGCTACACCTTTGGCTATCTTGGAAAATCCCAGAATGGTAACAGTGATGAAGGCAAGAATTATTCCGGTGTAGTGAATATCTTTGATGCTCATGTGCTGCTGTTTCCTGTGCATTCAATGTTAGGAGCAGTCTGGGTTAGCACAAAAGAGCGTTTGGAAGATGCAGACTTTAAGGTGAACATTGAACCAAACGCCTGGAATGATGATGAAGATATTGGTACGGCAGCACTGTGGAACAAATCTGACAAATCTGTTGATCGGCTAAACTTAGGCTGGCTTATGGTCAGCATCACTGGAAAAGTAACAGTAACTCCACCCGATGATTGTAATTGGCAAAATGACGATCGCTGGAAAGCCATCAACAAGATTGTTCTGGTTAAAGATGCGCTCTTTAGCCAGATAGTAAACAGTAACTTGGAAGTGCGGACATCAGTAGCCATTGACCCTGAAACTGGCGCAGCCGAAGATGGCGCGTTATTCACCTACGAAGCCATTCCCCGCGCCACCTTCCTCACCGCAGAAGTGGTGCTGGATGATTATCGTCAGGAATTTCCTGTTCATACAACTAAAACACTGCCAGGAGGAGATTCCTGGAATGATTCATTGGATGTGGTGAAAGCAGGTTTTCGGATGATCGAGTGGCTAGGAGTCGGTGGCATGGGCACTCGCGGTTTTGGGCGGATGGCAATGGTTGGTGAGCCGATAGAGACAGAAATTACGGATCTGTTTAGTCAGTCACAAACCAATGGCTCTTCTCAGGAAACTCAACCAAGTACTGCACAAACCTCATAA